ATCGTGGTAGGGCTGATATTTCTGCACGATCTCAGCGATTTCAATATTGCGGATGATACGGTTCCGTTAGAATCAAAAGATTGGTTTGCCTTTTTGAGCATTCTCTTGGCCGTTTATCTTTTGGGCGGCGTCTTCGGAAAAAACTTGCTCCGGGCACACCACAAACTGTACAAATCAAGACAAGAGATCGAAGAGCGCATTCAAGAAAAGGAAACCTTACTGAAAGAGGTGCACCACAGGGTCAAGAACAACCTGCAGACCGTTTCAAGTCTTCTGAGCCTACAATCACGTGCCGTTAAGGATGAAAAAATCAGCGGCATCATCAAAAACAGCCAAAACAGGGTGGTATCTATGGCCATGGTGCATGAAATGCTGTATAAGCGTGATGACTATCTTTCAAAAATCGAATTAAAACCCTATGTTGAAGAGCTTTGTGAATACCTGCTCCGTTCGATAAAGGGCAATACCAACAATGTAACCCTAAACATTGACATACCCAATTACAAACTAAGCATCGATACGGTAATACCCTTGGGGTTGGTAATCAACGAAGCGGTCACCAACGCCTTAAAATATGGTATTGTCGACGACAAACCCGGTGAGATTACCGTTGTGCTCAAAAAGGCCGAAGGTGATACCTACGAAATGATCTTGGGTGATGATGGCAAAGGGTTTCCTGAAACCGTTGGCCCAAAGACCTCACAGTCGCTGGGACTCAAACTTATCCACAACCTGGCCCGTCAATTAAGGGGTTCTGTAACGCGCGACACCCAGCGTAAAGGTACGTACTACCACCTTGTCTTCGAAGAAATTATCGAAGACTTCAACTCACTTGAGTAATTTGTTTTTTATATTTAGGAAGTCATTAAAAACCTTCCTGAGAAATGATAAAAAAAATTCTTTTTGCGGTGATGTTCATCACCGCACAGCTTTCTGCACAAGATTATTATTTCAAAAAGTACCACCCCTTTGATCCCGATGTTCCCTCCCCAGAAGAATTTTTGGGCTACGGTATTGGCGAGCACCACACGCGCCACGATTTGATCGTGGCATATTTGACCAAATTGGCCGAGGTATCGAACCGGGCTTCGATCCACCAATATGGCAAGACCCACGAGGGCAGAAAATTGGTCATCTTAACGGTGACAGACCCCAACAATTTGGCAAATCTATCTTCCATCAAAGAAAAGCATCTGGCATTTACCGACCCGAACCAAAATGTTTCCAACTATGGTGTAGTGCCCATCTTCATCAATTTGGGCTATAATGTTCATGGCAACGAACCCTCCAGTTCAGAAGCGGCTTTGCTGACAGCCTACACCCTTACGGCATCCAACCATCCTGAAGTGTTGAACTATCTGAAAAATGGGGTCATCATGATCGATCCTACCATTAACCCAGATGGCCGTGACCGACACACGCAATGGGCCAACACCTATCAGGGCAATCCGTTGGTGGCCGATCCACAAGATGCCGAGCACAACGAATATTGGCCCAGGGGGCGCACCAATCATTACTGGTTCGACCTGAACCGCGACTGGCTTTTGGGCATAAACCCCGAAAGCAGGGGCAAATTGGCCTGGTACCATGAATGGTATCCGAATGTTGTTACTGATTTCCATGAAATGGGTACCCAAAGCAGCTATTTTTTCGAACCCATGAAAGACAATGGCTCTTTGAATCCTATAATGCCCAAAGAAAACTATGTGGACCTCAACAATCTTTTCGGGGAATATTTTGCAAAATCACTCGATAGTATCGGATCTTTTTATTTCACCAAAGAGGTTTTTGACGGCACCTATCCAGGTTACGGCTCATCTTATCCCGATCTGCAGGGCGGACTTGGACTACTTTTTGAACAAGCCAGTTCTAGGGGGCACAAGCAAAAGACGGCCTTTGGCGAAATTACCTTTCCGTTTACCATTAGAAACCAGTACGTTTCCAGTATGGCCACCGTAAAGGCTGCCGTTGAAAACAAAGAAACGTTGCGAAAATATCAGCAAAAATTCTTCAAAAGTGCCTTGAGCAACGCTGCCAAGGGCAGGATCAAAGGTTACTCGTTCAAAGATTTCTATGATCAAAACCGCGTAAAAGCCTTTATCGACAAGCTATTGCTGCACAAAGTAGATGTATATCGTTCGGGCGATGGGTTTGTGGTACCGACCGACCAACCCCAATATCGAATGGTACAGACCTTTTTTGAAACCTACGACAAATACCGGGATAGTGTCTATTATGATGCCTCTGCTTGGTCGGTAGCGAACTTTTATAACATGAAATACCGGCCGGTCAATAACTTGAATCTCGGCGAAAAAGTTACCGATCTAAATGGCTTGGTCGAAGTTACCCCCGTAAAAAAGAGTGATTATGCCTACATCATAGACTATGACGATTACAATGCCGTTGCCGCTTTGAACCACCTGCAATCGAACGGGTTGGTTCTGTCGTCTTCCTTCAAGCCCTTTATGGCCAAAACCACCGAGGGCAACAAAAGTTTCAATTATGGCGCCTTGGTAGTGCCGGTAAGTTTACAAAAAAAGGATGCAGACGAAATCTATTCCTTGGTAAAGCAGGCGCAGCAAAAGTTTAAGGTATCGATGTTTGCCGTTGATACGGGTTACAATATTAAGGGCATCGATTTGGGAAGCCGCTACGTGTCTCCTCTTACAGAGCCCAAGGCGGCCATGTTGATCGGCGATGGCGTAAGTTCATATGAGGCAGGCGAAGTCTGGCATTTGCTCGACACTAGGGTACACATGCCCATTACCAAAATACCCATGCGAAATTTCAACCGCGCCGACCTCGATAAGTACAACACCTTGGTCATGGTCTCTGGAAGGTATTCATGGAGTGAGAACCAACTGAAAAAAATAAAGGATTGGGTCAGCAAGGGAAATACCTTGATTACCATTGGCAGGGCCTCAAAGTGGGCCATTGACAAAAAGTTGGTCAAGGAAAAACTAATCGCAGAGGAAAAGGATTCTACCAAAACCGTTGAGAGAAAGCCCTACGTCGACGCACCAGAAAATATCGGCAAGGAAGAAGTTGGGGGAGTCATCTTAAAAGTGGATTTAGACACTACCCACCCCTTGGCCTTTGGATATCGAGATCAAACCATTCCTGTTTACAAAAATAATTCGGTGTGGTTGGCCCCCAGTAAAAACGAATATGCCACAGTGGCCAAATACGCCAATAATCCCCATATCGATGGTTTCATCACCGAAAAAAACATGGAAACCTATCTAAAACCCGCTGCTTCACTTATAGTGAGCAAACTGGGAGGCGGCCGAGTGGTCATGTTTGCCGATAACCCGAATTTCAGGGGCTCATGGTACGGTACCAACCGACTGTTCTTGAATGCCCTGTTTTTAGGTGATAAAATAAGGGTTCCCGAATAATGAGAAAAAGCCAAAACCCCTCATTTCAGACAAGGGCAAGTGGCCGCCAATTGCGGGGGGCGCTGGGGGTTTGAACCAATACAGAACACTATGAAAACAAAAAAACTCTTTCTATTCTTTTTGGCCATATCATTTGCTTTTGCCGGTCTTTGTCAAGAAAAACTGGGCGAAGGGCCCTTTGGTCAACTGATCATTCGCGGGGTGACCCTTATCAATGGTAATGGGGCGCCACCACGTGGGCCTGTCGATATTGTTGTGGAGAACAACAAAATTGTAAGCGTTCAGGTCGTGGGATATCCCGGTGTTGAAATCGATGATGCCAAAAGACCGCAATTGAAAGAGGGCGGCAAGGAATTGGACTGCACGGGCATGTATCTATTGCCCGGTTTTGTTGATATGCACGGGCATATTGGCGGGGTGGCCCAAGGGGCCGATTACGATTATGTCTTTAAACTGTGGATGGGGCATGGCATCACCACCGTACGGGAACCCAGTGGCAGGGGCATCGATTGGACCTTGGATTTAAAACGGAAGAGCGAAAAGAACGAAATTATCGCCCCACGAATCTTTGCCTACACCGGTTTTGGGCAAAAAACAAAGGATTTCAACCCCCTGAACGACGCGCCCATCAGTACCCCTGAACAGGCACGCAGGTGGGTACGGGCCAATGCCGAAAGAGGTGCCGATGGCATCAAGTTTTTTGGGGCACCCCCTGAAATAATGGCCGCTGCATTGGATGAGAACAAAAAATTAGGACTGCGCTCAGCCTGCCACCATGCCCAATTGGATGTGGCCCGTTGGAACGTACTGCACTCTGCCCGTGCCGGTCTCACCTCTATGGAGCACTGGTATGGCCTGCCGGAGGCCCTTTTTGAAGACCGAACGGTGCAAGACTATCCACTGGACTATAACTATCAGAACGAGCAACACCGCTTCGAGGAGGCGGGAAAACTCTGGAAACAGGCCGCAAAACCGTTCTCAGAGCATTGGAACCAGGTTATGGACGAGCTTATCAGCCTTGATTTCACCCTAGATCCCACCTTCAACATCTACGAGGCCAGTCGCGACCTGCACCGGGCACGCAGGGCCGAATGGCACGAAGACTACACACTGCCATCGCTTTGGGAGTTTTATCAGCCCAGCAAGATCAGCCATGGTTCGTACTGGCACGATTGGGGCACCGAACAAGAGGTGGCCTGGCGTGAGAATTACAAACTTTGGATGACCTTTGTAAACGAATATAAAAACCGGGGTGGCCGCGTTACGGCAGGGTCTGATTCGGGCTTCATATTTCAGCTGTACGGCTTTGCCTATGTGCGCGAATTGGAGTTGCTGCGAGAGGCAGGTTTTCACCCATTGGAGGTCATCAGGGCCGCTACCTTGAATGGTGCCGAAGCTTTGGGCATCGATGACAAAATTGGAACGGTCGCCGTCGGCAAATTGGCCGATTTTGTGATCGTCGAAGAAAATCCCCTCAAAAATCTAAAGGTTCTATATGGCACCGGGGCCATCAAATTGACCGAAGACAATAAGGTTGTTCGGGTCGGAGGTGTAAAATACACCATAAAAGACGGCATTATTTACGATGCCAAACGGCTCTTGCAAGACGTAAAGAAAGTAGTAGCGAAGCAGAAACAAACAACAGGTTACAAAATATTGCAACCTGGTATAAAAAATTAAGGGTCACCGTTAAAGAAAGGTAGGTTTCGTTGTATAGCATGGCGTAACATTCCAAGCCCCAAATTCAAATCTCAAAAAAAAAATCGGGGCTAATTCTTATAATTCATATCCAATCATCAAAAACAAGTGTATCCCAAGGGAGACAAGCCCAATTGATTAAGCAAGTTTAGAGGCGCTTCTTTTGGTAGCGAATACCAACGCCTTTTTAACTCTAGAATTTTTGAACTTGTAAAGACGGGCAGTTTCGTTGTCGTTGTTGATTTCAATTTCAAAAGAAACCTCAGAAACATTTTCTGAAAGTACAACACCCATTTCAAAAGTATCGACCTTAACCTCTGTTTTGGCATCTTGGGCAAAAGCGAAAGTTCCGAAGAAAACTACTAAGATGATGGTGATGATTGCTTTCATGATGTTTTATTTTGTCTTTATTATTAAAACGGGCAGGTGTATTTCAACCACGGAATGAATCGCTGAAAACCCCTTATTTTTCGGTATCTGTCGCAATCTCGGACAAAGTGGAAGCAAACATCGATAAACGGCAAGGGGCCGTTTTACACTTAATCGGCCAAAAAGGTATTTGACCGAAGTATCGGAAATCTGAAATTCGTCAAAAGAAAGTCTTTTGACCTAATATGTAACCAAGGTTATTGGTCTATGGTCTGCTTGGCCAATCTATAGCCAATAAAAATAGTAGCAACAATAAATAGGCTGCAGGTCAAAAAAATCGATAGCAATAAAAGTATCATAGTGCAAGGTTAGGCCAATTTGGCGCGGTTTCTCTTGGTTCTGAAAGAAAGCTCTTTTTTGACCCTAGAATTCTTGAACATATAAAGCCTTGATACTTTATGGCGTTTCTTGAAAATCTTTTTGGTCTCTACTTTCTCAACGGTGATGGTCTGAACCGCATTCTCAACCGCTGTGCCCTTTGCTTCTTGTGCAGAGGCTATAACTCCGAAGAAAACTATTGCGATAATGGTTAAGATTGCTTTCATGACTTGGGGTCTTTTACTGATATAAAATTACCCCAGGCCCATAGCCAGTAGCGATTTAACTCGCTTTGACGCTGATTTTATCGATTAAAAACCTTGAAAACGATGAAGTGTAAAAAAGTATCGATGACCGTTTTTGGGCCACCTGACAACATATCGAAATAGCGTACCGTTCATCGAACATGTAAAGGCCTATAGTTGGAAGAATAGGGCCGGATCGGGACAGTTTTTTTGATAAAATGCGATTTTTTCTGCACTGCAAACCCCGGGATAATCACCTTGGCACCCCTGAAGGTCTAGAATCAATTGAAAATGCAGGTGGGGCGCATAGTTGACATTGATATCAGTTGTGCCGAGATAGGCAAGCACCTCGCCTTTGGCAAATGGTTTTCCCTTAAAAAGCCCAGACAGCGATTCAACAGACAAGTGTCCATAAAGGCTGTAAAAAACAACTCCTTGGGGCAAATGGTGCTCAAGAATAATGGTCGGGCCATAATTGCCCTTGTCCGCATTATTTTTAAAACTGTGAACCATACCCCCAAAAGGCACCACGACCTTGGTACCCGCCTCGCACCAAAAATCCACTCCCAAGTGTATGTCGCGCACCTCCCCTTCTGAAAATCTTCCAGAATTGGCATAGAGATTCCTTTTTTCAAGATATCCACCATAGGCCACCTGTGCATTGTTTCTTTTCAGAACAGCATCAATATACCGTTGACATGCCTCAGGATTGGAAAGGGCCACATTCTCCAACTTTTTGTTTTCCACTGATAAATCTATTGGGCAATATTTTTCAAAAGGGATGGCCCCATCCAATGGCAAGACTGGTTTGTTTTTACCAAAACCATCTGCAAATAAATCTTCAACAGACATCGTGTTCACGCTAACAAAGTTGATTTTAAAGATAGGATTGTTATGCCAAAAATTGTGTGTTTCATTGTCAGTTTGATTAAATTAAGGGCTGCAAATAGCAATGTCGAATTATCAAATTATAAAACGATGAAAATTACCTATTTAGGCCATGCTTGCTTTCATATTGAAATTAATGGCACCCACCTGATAGTCGACCCCTTTATCAATGGCAACGAATTGGCGAAAAACATAAAAATCAACTCTTTGAAAGCCGATTACATCTTGATTACCCACGGTCACCAAGACCATGTGCTCGATGTAGAGGCCATTGCAAACAACAATCCGAAAGCCACATTGGTCTCAAATTACGAGATCATCGAATGGTTTGGCCAGAAAGGGCTCAAGGGGCATCCGCTTAACCACGGGGGAAAGGTTTCTTTTGATTTCGGAACGGTAAAATACGTAAATGCCATTCACTCTAGTGTGCTTCCCGACGGTTCGTACGGTGGTAACCCAGGCGGATTTGTCATCACCGCCGGCGACAAATGTATCTATATTGCAGGCGATACGGCCCTTACCATGGACATGAAATTGATTCCCGATATGGGCCATCGCATCGATTTGGCCATATTGCCCATTGGCGACAATTTTACCATGGGCTATGAAGACGCTGCACTAGCAGCTGATTTTGTAAAGTGTGACAAGGTCATTGGCTGTCATTACGATACCTTCCCACCCATCGAAATCGACAAAGAACGGGCACAGACCTATTTTTCATCCAAGGGTAAGATATTGCTGCTACCCAATATTGGGGGCACCATAACTATTTAATATACGACCATATGCATGTGGACACGTTTAAGATAGTCTCATCACCAGAGGTAAAAGCCGTGTTTGCTGGTTATCCAGATTTTGTGCGGCCCAAAATGGAAAGCCTCAGAAAATTGATACTCGAAGCTGCCCAGGAAACGGAGGGCATTGCCAAA
This portion of the Flagellimonas lutaonensis genome encodes:
- a CDS encoding M14 metallopeptidase family protein; its protein translation is MIKKILFAVMFITAQLSAQDYYFKKYHPFDPDVPSPEEFLGYGIGEHHTRHDLIVAYLTKLAEVSNRASIHQYGKTHEGRKLVILTVTDPNNLANLSSIKEKHLAFTDPNQNVSNYGVVPIFINLGYNVHGNEPSSSEAALLTAYTLTASNHPEVLNYLKNGVIMIDPTINPDGRDRHTQWANTYQGNPLVADPQDAEHNEYWPRGRTNHYWFDLNRDWLLGINPESRGKLAWYHEWYPNVVTDFHEMGTQSSYFFEPMKDNGSLNPIMPKENYVDLNNLFGEYFAKSLDSIGSFYFTKEVFDGTYPGYGSSYPDLQGGLGLLFEQASSRGHKQKTAFGEITFPFTIRNQYVSSMATVKAAVENKETLRKYQQKFFKSALSNAAKGRIKGYSFKDFYDQNRVKAFIDKLLLHKVDVYRSGDGFVVPTDQPQYRMVQTFFETYDKYRDSVYYDASAWSVANFYNMKYRPVNNLNLGEKVTDLNGLVEVTPVKKSDYAYIIDYDDYNAVAALNHLQSNGLVLSSSFKPFMAKTTEGNKSFNYGALVVPVSLQKKDADEIYSLVKQAQQKFKVSMFAVDTGYNIKGIDLGSRYVSPLTEPKAAMLIGDGVSSYEAGEVWHLLDTRVHMPITKIPMRNFNRADLDKYNTLVMVSGRYSWSENQLKKIKDWVSKGNTLITIGRASKWAIDKKLVKEKLIAEEKDSTKTVERKPYVDAPENIGKEEVGGVILKVDLDTTHPLAFGYRDQTIPVYKNNSVWLAPSKNEYATVAKYANNPHIDGFITEKNMETYLKPAASLIVSKLGGGRVVMFADNPNFRGSWYGTNRLFLNALFLGDKIRVPE
- a CDS encoding sensor histidine kinase; amino-acid sequence: MKIPTKDRYRLEDKTQLVLKVNYFASLFALFFGLICSFLLNIRGVVPYTFLCFAVLNLLNTLMLKSHGNLTITYNITSVLAMVSAILITLFSGGIQSPFIYVLGIVVFAGYVSTRVYGKIYLFINLIVVGLIFLHDLSDFNIADDTVPLESKDWFAFLSILLAVYLLGGVFGKNLLRAHHKLYKSRQEIEERIQEKETLLKEVHHRVKNNLQTVSSLLSLQSRAVKDEKISGIIKNSQNRVVSMAMVHEMLYKRDDYLSKIELKPYVEELCEYLLRSIKGNTNNVTLNIDIPNYKLSIDTVIPLGLVINEAVTNALKYGIVDDKPGEITVVLKKAEGDTYEMILGDDGKGFPETVGPKTSQSLGLKLIHNLARQLRGSVTRDTQRKGTYYHLVFEEIIEDFNSLE
- a CDS encoding metal-dependent hydrolase, which produces MKITYLGHACFHIEINGTHLIVDPFINGNELAKNIKINSLKADYILITHGHQDHVLDVEAIANNNPKATLVSNYEIIEWFGQKGLKGHPLNHGGKVSFDFGTVKYVNAIHSSVLPDGSYGGNPGGFVITAGDKCIYIAGDTALTMDMKLIPDMGHRIDLAILPIGDNFTMGYEDAALAADFVKCDKVIGCHYDTFPPIEIDKERAQTYFSSKGKILLLPNIGGTITI
- a CDS encoding peptidoglycan DD-metalloendopeptidase family protein — encoded protein: MSVEDLFADGFGKNKPVLPLDGAIPFEKYCPIDLSVENKKLENVALSNPEACQRYIDAVLKRNNAQVAYGGYLEKRNLYANSGRFSEGEVRDIHLGVDFWCEAGTKVVVPFGGMVHSFKNNADKGNYGPTIILEHHLPQGVVFYSLYGHLSVESLSGLFKGKPFAKGEVLAYLGTTDINVNYAPHLHFQLILDLQGCQGDYPGVCSAEKIAFYQKNCPDPALFFQL
- a CDS encoding amidohydrolase family protein, whose product is MKTKKLFLFFLAISFAFAGLCQEKLGEGPFGQLIIRGVTLINGNGAPPRGPVDIVVENNKIVSVQVVGYPGVEIDDAKRPQLKEGGKELDCTGMYLLPGFVDMHGHIGGVAQGADYDYVFKLWMGHGITTVREPSGRGIDWTLDLKRKSEKNEIIAPRIFAYTGFGQKTKDFNPLNDAPISTPEQARRWVRANAERGADGIKFFGAPPEIMAAALDENKKLGLRSACHHAQLDVARWNVLHSARAGLTSMEHWYGLPEALFEDRTVQDYPLDYNYQNEQHRFEEAGKLWKQAAKPFSEHWNQVMDELISLDFTLDPTFNIYEASRDLHRARRAEWHEDYTLPSLWEFYQPSKISHGSYWHDWGTEQEVAWRENYKLWMTFVNEYKNRGGRVTAGSDSGFIFQLYGFAYVRELELLREAGFHPLEVIRAATLNGAEALGIDDKIGTVAVGKLADFVIVEENPLKNLKVLYGTGAIKLTEDNKVVRVGGVKYTIKDGIIYDAKRLLQDVKKVVAKQKQTTGYKILQPGIKN